One Paracoccaceae bacterium genomic region harbors:
- the tuf gene encoding elongation factor Tu: MGKAKFERNKPHVNIGTIGHVDHGKTTLTAAITKYFGEFRAYDQIDGAPEERARGITISTAHVEYETDARHYAHVDCPGHADYVKNMITGAAQMDGAILVCAASDGPMPQTREHILLGRQVGIPYMVVYLNKIDLVDDEELLELVEMEVRELLSSYDYPGDDIPIIKGSAHQAMIGERKDIGEDSIRALMKAVDDYIPTPARAVDQPFLMPIEDVFSISGRGTVVTGRVERGVINVGDEVEIVGIRPTKKSVCTGVEMFRKLLDRGEAGDNIGALLRGIDREGVERGQVLCKPGSVKPHTKFEAEAYILTKEEGGRHTPFFANYRPQFYFRTTDVTGTVQLPEGTEMVMPGDNLKFEVELIAPIAMEEKLRFAIREGGRTVGAGVVSKIIA, encoded by the coding sequence ATGGGTAAGGCAAAGTTTGAACGGAACAAACCGCATGTGAACATCGGGACCATTGGTCACGTTGACCATGGGAAGACGACGCTGACGGCTGCGATCACGAAGTATTTCGGCGAGTTCCGGGCCTATGACCAGATCGACGGCGCGCCGGAAGAGCGTGCGCGGGGGATCACGATCTCGACGGCGCATGTGGAATACGAGACGGATGCGCGCCACTACGCGCACGTCGACTGCCCCGGCCACGCGGACTATGTGAAGAACATGATCACCGGCGCGGCGCAGATGGACGGCGCGATCCTGGTCTGCGCGGCGTCGGACGGCCCGATGCCGCAGACGCGCGAGCACATCCTGCTGGGCCGGCAGGTGGGCATTCCCTACATGGTGGTCTATCTGAACAAGATCGACCTCGTGGATGACGAGGAACTGCTGGAACTGGTCGAGATGGAGGTGCGCGAGCTCCTGTCGTCCTACGACTATCCCGGCGACGACATCCCGATCATCAAGGGCTCGGCGCACCAGGCGATGATCGGCGAGCGCAAGGACATCGGCGAGGATTCGATCCGGGCGCTGATGAAGGCGGTGGACGACTACATCCCGACGCCGGCGCGTGCGGTGGACCAGCCGTTCCTGATGCCGATCGAGGACGTGTTCTCGATCTCGGGCCGCGGCACGGTGGTGACCGGCCGGGTGGAGCGTGGCGTGATCAACGTCGGCGACGAGGTCGAGATCGTGGGCATCCGCCCGACGAAGAAGTCGGTCTGCACCGGGGTCGAGATGTTCCGCAAGCTTCTGGACCGGGGCGAGGCGGGCGACAACATCGGCGCGCTCCTGCGCGGGATCGACCGCGAGGGCGTGGAGCGTGGCCAGGTGCTGTGCAAGCCCGGCTCGGTGAAGCCGCACACCAAGTTCGAGGCCGAGGCCTACATCCTGACCAAGGAAGAGGGCGGGCGCCACACGCCGTTCTTCGCCAACTACCGCCCGCAGTTCTACTTCCGCACGACGGACGTGACCGGGACGGTGCAGCTGCCGGAAGGCACCGAGATGGTGATGCCGGGCGACAACCTGAAGTTCGAGGTCGAACTGATCGCCCCGATCGCCATGGAGGAAAAGCTGCGCTTCGCCATCCGCGAAGGCGGCCGCACCGTCGGCGCAGGCGTCGTCTCGAAAATCATCGCGTAA
- the pbpC gene encoding penicillin-binding protein 1C produces the protein MHGHRALFGLALALWVGAGARDAGDAWVDATVLPPLGVETSVEVTARDGRLLRAYTVADGRWRMAVEPGTVDPAFVAMLLAYEDRRFRDHGGVDLRAIGRAVWQSLRAGRVVSGGSTLTMQVARLLEDSGTGAWRGKLRQVRLALALERQLTKDQILSLYLHLAPYGGNVEGLRAATLAWFGKEPRRLTPAEAALMVALPQAPVARRPDRHAVVAEAARARVLDRAVAAGLITAEAALAAGREAVPTARRAVPALAPHLADRLRLAHPDRPLHRTTLDAGLQARLEQLAAEVLVGQGAAMQVAILVADHRSGEILASVGSAAYQADARAGFVDMTRALRSPGSTLKPLVYGLAFDQGLAHPETMIDDRPTDFAGYAPQNFDRMFRGTIRVREALQQSLNVPVVALTDAMGAARLMAAMRQAGAAPRLPGGAPGLAVALGGVGISLEDLTSVYAAIARGGVARPLHTGEVGAEGARVLSAVAAWQVADILSGLPPPPGAPANRLAYKTGTSYGHRDAWAVGFDGRHVAGVWMGRADGTPVPGVFGGDLAAPVLFQTFQRVKPGLDPLPQPPASTLLVSNAQLPAPLRRFRPRDAVFSPDPDAPAVAFPRDGTEVELLPEGLMLRVRGGRAPFTWLADGSPVAVGLASRETMIEAPGEGFVTLSVIDADGRSARVRVRVRLR, from the coding sequence ATGCATGGCCATCGCGCCCTGTTCGGCCTGGCCCTTGCCCTGTGGGTCGGCGCCGGTGCGCGCGATGCCGGGGACGCCTGGGTCGATGCGACGGTGCTGCCGCCTCTGGGCGTGGAAACCTCGGTCGAGGTGACCGCGCGCGACGGGCGGCTGCTGCGTGCCTACACGGTGGCCGACGGTCGGTGGCGGATGGCGGTGGAGCCGGGCACTGTCGATCCGGCCTTTGTGGCGATGCTGCTTGCCTATGAGGACCGGCGGTTCCGCGACCACGGGGGTGTCGACCTGCGGGCGATCGGCCGCGCCGTGTGGCAATCGCTGCGCGCCGGTCGCGTGGTGTCGGGCGGGTCGACGCTGACGATGCAGGTCGCGCGGCTGCTGGAGGACAGCGGAACCGGCGCCTGGCGGGGCAAGCTGCGGCAGGTGCGCCTGGCGCTCGCGCTTGAGCGGCAATTGACCAAGGATCAGATACTGTCACTGTATCTGCACCTTGCGCCCTATGGCGGCAACGTCGAGGGGTTGCGGGCCGCGACGCTCGCCTGGTTCGGCAAGGAGCCCCGCCGCCTCACGCCCGCCGAGGCGGCGCTGATGGTCGCCCTGCCGCAGGCGCCGGTCGCACGCCGCCCCGATCGCCACGCGGTCGTGGCCGAGGCTGCCCGGGCGCGCGTGCTTGACCGGGCGGTTGCCGCCGGGCTGATCACCGCCGAGGCCGCCCTTGCCGCCGGGCGGGAGGCCGTGCCTACCGCGCGCCGCGCCGTGCCCGCGCTGGCGCCGCACCTGGCGGACCGGCTGCGCCTGGCGCACCCTGACCGGCCTCTCCACCGCACGACGCTTGACGCCGGGCTGCAGGCGCGGCTGGAGCAGCTGGCCGCCGAGGTGCTGGTCGGGCAGGGCGCGGCGATGCAGGTTGCAATTCTGGTGGCCGACCACAGGTCGGGCGAGATTCTCGCCTCGGTCGGGTCGGCGGCCTATCAGGCGGATGCGCGGGCCGGGTTCGTCGACATGACGCGCGCCCTGCGCAGCCCCGGGTCCACACTGAAGCCGCTGGTCTATGGCCTGGCCTTCGATCAGGGCCTCGCGCATCCCGAAACGATGATCGACGACCGTCCGACCGATTTTGCAGGTTACGCGCCGCAGAACTTCGACCGGATGTTCCGCGGCACGATCCGGGTGCGCGAGGCGCTGCAGCAATCGCTGAATGTGCCGGTGGTCGCGCTGACCGATGCGATGGGCGCTGCGCGGCTGATGGCGGCGATGCGCCAGGCAGGTGCCGCACCGCGCCTTCCAGGTGGTGCGCCCGGTCTTGCGGTGGCGCTCGGGGGTGTCGGGATCAGTCTCGAGGATCTGACCAGTGTCTATGCAGCGATCGCGCGCGGCGGTGTGGCACGTCCCCTGCACACGGGCGAGGTTGGCGCCGAGGGCGCCAGGGTGCTCAGCGCCGTGGCCGCCTGGCAGGTGGCCGACATCCTGTCGGGGCTGCCACCACCACCGGGGGCACCCGCAAACCGCCTCGCCTACAAGACCGGCACGAGCTATGGCCACCGCGACGCCTGGGCGGTCGGCTTTGACGGGCGGCACGTGGCGGGTGTCTGGATGGGGCGGGCGGATGGCACGCCGGTACCGGGGGTGTTCGGTGGCGATCTTGCCGCACCGGTGCTGTTCCAGACGTTTCAGCGGGTGAAACCCGGTCTTGACCCGCTGCCGCAACCCCCTGCGTCAACGCTGCTGGTGTCGAATGCGCAGTTGCCGGCGCCGCTGCGCCGCTTCCGGCCGCGCGACGCGGTGTTCTCGCCCGATCCCGATGCACCCGCCGTCGCCTTCCCCCGCGACGGAACCGAGGTGGAACTCCTGCCCGAGGGACTGATGCTGCGGGTGCGCGGCGGGCGTGCGCCGTTCACCTGGCTGGCGGACGGGTCGCCGGTCGCCGTCGGCCTTGCATCGCGCGAGACCATGATCGAGGCGCCTGGAGAAGGATTCGTGACCCTGTCGGTCATCGATGCCGATGGCCGGTCTGCCCGTGTGCGGGTGCGGGTGCGCCTGCGCTGA
- a CDS encoding arsenate reductase (azurin) large subunit, producing the protein MAYKRNIDRLPIIPADAKVHNVTCHYCIVGCGYKAYTWPLNRQGTPQSNWSGEDLSKQQFQETDAWYAPSMYNVVKQDGQNVHLVIKPDVDCVVNAGLGSVRGARMAENRRSDVTGTQQQRLTDPLVWRYGTWQPTTWDDALDLVARVTARVVDKDNEDDLFVSMFDHGGSAGGYENTWGTGKLYFGSMKVKHCRIHNRPAYNSEVHSGRDMGVDELNYQYADYEVTDTIFIVGANPLETQTNLFLNHMVPGMRNGARVIVVDPRRSVTINACEEVAGAENVLHLAINSGSDLALFNALFTHIADQGWVDQDFIAASTFADGIAVPEDAAHPANLGSFAAAREACRMRLADAAAITGLTEAQIVQAAEWIAKPKDDGSRRKTVTAYEKGIIWGNDNYRTIGALLNIALATGNVGREGGGCCRLGGHQEGYYRPGDGHVGRPAPYFDQLVIAGRGKVHHNWATDHYKTTLNASAFKREYNRRTNMVKEAMDARPGATRAEMVDAIVAAIEAGGLFSVHVDIIHTQNAQAAHVILPAVEAGEMNLTSMNGERRLRLTEKYMDGPGQAMPDCLIAARLANHLQRVLTEDGRTDYAAQFTGFDWQTEEDAFMDGYHQGNPEVTYERLRAMGTNGVQEPVTGFADGKLVGTPRLYEDGMFTRHGREDKKALFMAAGWRGLEAPGKEQQRANHRFLINNGRSNINWQNWFLDQDNDFVADRFPLPYLQINPEDAAELGLKNGDMAEVYNDVGATQAMVYIEPTARRNETFMLFGAPSGTQGNVINAGTNTLILPNYKQTWANIRKIADASPKMAQLSFKSWEVTL; encoded by the coding sequence ATGGCCTACAAACGCAACATCGACCGCCTGCCGATCATCCCCGCGGATGCCAAGGTGCACAATGTCACCTGCCACTACTGCATCGTCGGCTGCGGCTACAAGGCGTACACCTGGCCGCTGAACCGCCAGGGGACGCCGCAATCCAACTGGTCGGGCGAGGACCTGAGCAAGCAGCAATTCCAGGAAACCGATGCCTGGTACGCGCCATCCATGTACAATGTGGTCAAGCAGGATGGCCAGAACGTCCACCTCGTGATCAAGCCCGACGTTGACTGCGTGGTGAACGCGGGACTCGGGTCTGTCCGGGGCGCGCGGATGGCCGAGAACCGCCGGTCCGACGTGACGGGCACGCAGCAACAGCGCCTGACCGACCCGCTGGTCTGGCGTTACGGCACCTGGCAGCCGACGACATGGGATGACGCGCTCGACCTCGTTGCGCGCGTGACGGCACGGGTGGTGGACAAGGACAACGAGGACGACCTTTTTGTCTCGATGTTCGACCACGGCGGCAGCGCAGGCGGATACGAGAACACCTGGGGCACCGGCAAGCTTTATTTCGGGTCGATGAAGGTAAAGCACTGCCGCATCCACAACCGTCCGGCCTACAACTCGGAAGTGCACTCCGGCCGAGACATGGGCGTGGACGAGCTGAACTATCAGTATGCCGACTACGAAGTGACCGACACCATCTTCATCGTCGGTGCCAACCCGCTGGAAACACAGACGAACCTGTTCCTGAACCACATGGTTCCGGGAATGCGGAACGGCGCGCGGGTGATCGTGGTCGATCCGCGCCGGTCGGTCACCATCAATGCCTGCGAAGAGGTCGCGGGCGCTGAAAACGTTCTTCACCTCGCCATCAACTCGGGCAGCGACCTCGCGCTCTTCAACGCCCTTTTCACCCACATCGCGGATCAGGGATGGGTGGATCAGGACTTCATCGCGGCGTCGACCTTTGCCGACGGCATTGCCGTGCCCGAGGATGCCGCACACCCCGCCAATCTCGGGTCTTTCGCGGCGGCGCGCGAGGCCTGCAGGATGCGCCTGGCCGACGCGGCCGCGATCACCGGCCTGACCGAGGCCCAGATCGTCCAGGCTGCGGAATGGATCGCCAAGCCCAAGGACGACGGAAGCCGCCGCAAGACGGTGACGGCCTACGAGAAGGGCATCATCTGGGGCAACGACAACTACCGGACCATCGGCGCGCTCTTGAACATCGCGCTCGCCACCGGGAACGTCGGGCGCGAGGGCGGTGGCTGCTGCCGCCTTGGCGGCCACCAGGAAGGCTACTACCGCCCCGGCGACGGCCATGTCGGCCGGCCCGCGCCCTACTTCGATCAGCTGGTCATCGCCGGTCGCGGCAAGGTGCACCACAACTGGGCGACCGACCACTACAAGACCACGCTCAACGCAAGCGCGTTCAAGCGCGAGTACAATCGCCGCACCAACATGGTGAAGGAGGCGATGGATGCGCGGCCGGGCGCGACGCGCGCCGAGATGGTGGACGCGATCGTGGCGGCGATCGAGGCAGGGGGGCTGTTCTCGGTGCATGTGGACATCATCCACACGCAGAACGCGCAGGCCGCGCATGTCATCCTGCCCGCCGTCGAGGCAGGCGAGATGAACCTCACCTCGATGAACGGCGAACGCCGCCTGCGCCTGACCGAGAAGTACATGGACGGTCCCGGCCAGGCGATGCCCGACTGCCTGATCGCCGCGCGGCTCGCCAATCATCTGCAGCGCGTGCTGACCGAGGATGGGCGGACGGACTATGCTGCCCAGTTCACGGGTTTCGACTGGCAGACCGAGGAAGACGCCTTCATGGACGGCTACCACCAGGGCAACCCCGAGGTGACCTACGAGCGTCTGCGCGCGATGGGCACGAACGGCGTTCAGGAACCGGTCACAGGCTTTGCCGACGGCAAGCTGGTCGGCACGCCGCGCCTCTACGAGGACGGCATGTTCACGCGGCACGGACGCGAGGACAAGAAGGCGCTGTTCATGGCCGCAGGCTGGCGCGGGCTCGAGGCGCCGGGCAAGGAACAGCAAAGGGCGAACCACCGCTTCCTGATCAACAACGGACGGTCCAACATCAACTGGCAGAACTGGTTCCTCGACCAGGACAACGACTTTGTCGCAGATCGATTCCCGTTGCCCTACCTTCAGATCAACCCTGAGGATGCCGCAGAACTCGGGCTGAAGAACGGCGACATGGCCGAGGTCTACAACGACGTCGGAGCGACCCAGGCGATGGTCTACATCGAACCGACGGCACGGCGGAACGAAACCTTCATGCTGTTCGGCGCGCCCTCGGGCACGCAGGGCAACGTGATCAACGCCGGGACGAACACGCTGATCCTGCCGAACTACAAGCAGACCTGGGCCAACATCCGCAAGATCGCGGATGCCAGCCCCAAGATGGCGCAGCTCAGCTTCAAGTCGTGGGAGGTTACGCTCTGA
- a CDS encoding HAMP domain-containing histidine kinase: MRRFRDLPITLRVPLIMAALMIALGLVASYGVLAALGRVQDARLSETARLHMEGLSVALGPSVLRQDVWEVFDILDRAAASGHRQRLLLTVVQDDAGRVLAATDPRRAPVGADAAPFEADAVPAASVRMTGDAILRVVEPLVVQGRSVGRIVTEMDASDLLAERRSLALWLLSGNALATLLLAFAGWLAVARILRPVGLLVQAMDGTRGAPQPIPPGNMPHGDPGMIRLIAAYNRMTGAVEARAEAERRLAERERFVSLGRLSSSLAHEVNNPLGGLLNAADTIRTYADRPEVVRQSADLMHRGLAHLRDVTRAMLDQNRLDRTGEPLRPEDFEDLKLLFEPEAHGRSQALDWEVVAPAASLAMQPSAPVRQIVLNLLLNAGAAAGYGGKVGLRVANGAGHLSIVVRDTGTGLDPAMEARLLGSGPLPPGGGVGLRLVHDLVAGLQGQVAHDREGAETVIRVDLPLQDPTHA; the protein is encoded by the coding sequence ATGCGGCGCTTCCGCGACCTGCCCATCACCCTGCGCGTGCCGCTGATCATGGCGGCCCTGATGATCGCCCTGGGGCTGGTCGCGAGCTACGGCGTCCTGGCGGCGCTTGGCCGCGTGCAGGATGCGCGCCTGTCCGAAACCGCGCGCCTGCACATGGAAGGCCTGTCCGTGGCGCTCGGGCCTTCCGTCCTGCGGCAGGATGTGTGGGAGGTCTTCGACATTCTCGACCGCGCGGCGGCATCGGGACATCGCCAACGGCTCTTGCTGACCGTCGTCCAGGACGATGCGGGCCGGGTTCTTGCCGCGACGGATCCTCGGCGTGCACCGGTTGGCGCGGATGCTGCGCCTTTCGAGGCGGATGCCGTGCCGGCCGCGTCGGTTCGCATGACGGGCGACGCGATCCTGCGGGTCGTCGAGCCACTTGTCGTGCAGGGCCGGTCCGTCGGGCGTATCGTGACCGAGATGGACGCCAGCGACCTTCTGGCGGAACGCCGGAGCCTCGCGCTCTGGCTGCTGTCCGGAAACGCGCTTGCCACGTTGCTCCTCGCCTTCGCCGGATGGCTGGCCGTCGCGCGTATCCTGCGCCCGGTCGGCCTGCTGGTGCAGGCGATGGACGGAACGCGTGGCGCACCGCAACCCATACCACCCGGCAACATGCCGCACGGCGATCCCGGCATGATCAGGTTGATTGCCGCCTACAACCGGATGACCGGCGCTGTCGAGGCCCGGGCCGAGGCCGAGCGACGGCTGGCCGAGCGGGAGCGCTTCGTCAGCCTCGGGCGGCTGTCGTCCTCGCTTGCGCATGAGGTGAACAACCCCCTCGGCGGCCTTCTGAACGCGGCGGACACGATCCGAACCTATGCCGACAGGCCCGAGGTCGTGCGCCAGTCGGCCGACCTGATGCACCGTGGCCTGGCACACCTGCGGGATGTGACCCGAGCGATGCTCGACCAGAATCGGCTTGACCGCACGGGGGAGCCATTGCGGCCCGAAGACTTCGAGGACCTGAAGCTTTTGTTCGAGCCCGAGGCGCATGGCCGGTCACAGGCTTTGGACTGGGAAGTGGTCGCCCCCGCCGCTTCGCTGGCGATGCAGCCTTCCGCGCCGGTGCGGCAGATCGTGCTGAATCTTCTCCTGAACGCGGGTGCGGCCGCAGGTTACGGCGGGAAGGTCGGCCTGCGTGTTGCCAATGGCGCCGGTCATCTTTCCATTGTCGTTCGGGACACGGGGACCGGCCTCGATCCGGCCATGGAAGCGCGCCTTCTGGGTTCCGGGCCGTTGCCGCCCGGCGGGGGTGTGGGACTGCGTCTGGTTCATGATCTTGTGGCCGGCCTCCAGGGCCAGGTCGCGCATGACCGGGAAGGTGCCGAGACGGTGATCCGGGTCGACCTGCCGCTTCAGGACCCGACCCATGCTTGA
- a CDS encoding cytochrome P450, giving the protein MLSTELPAASLPVRVPLTTTPLGVIGSFRAGRRNVLELIPEIATRAPMLSGRTVKRWHMVMAPEALRRILRENVDNYPKSVVTKLILEPAIGDSLFVAEGAEWMWQRRTAAPVFSHRNVAALGPVMTAAAERAAERIGRATGRAADLYDEMVATTFEVISDVTLSGDPAGGFDRSAVHRAIEHYIAQTARVSLLDIIGAPPWVPRPGRMVAGSAMRQMKRVADAAIDRRRAEGGRPVPDLLDLLMAGEDPKSGRRMTTAELRDNLLTFIVAGHETTALTLAWALYLCAFDGDVQAEARAEAQAVLGGRAATAADVSALPLIRRIVDETLRMYPPAAFLSRTARAADTLMGRDILPGDTVILPIYALHRHHRLWPDPDRFDPSRFADPKAIDRFAWLPFGDGPRVCIGANFAVQEAVIILATLLSRFRFSLVPGKAPKPVMILTLRPEGGVWLKVERA; this is encoded by the coding sequence ATGCTGTCCACCGAACTGCCCGCCGCAAGCCTGCCGGTCCGCGTTCCGCTGACGACCACGCCGCTGGGCGTGATCGGATCGTTCAGGGCCGGACGCCGCAACGTGCTGGAACTGATTCCCGAGATCGCCACCCGCGCGCCCATGCTGTCGGGCCGCACGGTCAAGCGCTGGCACATGGTCATGGCGCCCGAGGCGCTGCGCCGCATCCTGCGCGAGAACGTCGACAACTATCCGAAGTCGGTGGTGACCAAGCTGATCCTCGAACCCGCCATCGGCGACAGCCTGTTCGTTGCGGAAGGCGCCGAATGGATGTGGCAGCGACGCACCGCCGCGCCGGTGTTCAGCCACCGCAACGTCGCGGCACTGGGCCCGGTGATGACTGCGGCCGCCGAACGCGCGGCCGAGCGGATCGGGCGTGCCACGGGCCGCGCCGCCGACCTGTATGACGAGATGGTGGCCACGACATTCGAGGTGATCTCGGATGTCACGCTGTCCGGCGATCCGGCAGGCGGGTTCGACCGGAGCGCGGTGCATCGCGCGATCGAACACTACATCGCCCAGACCGCGCGGGTGTCGCTGCTCGACATCATCGGCGCGCCGCCCTGGGTGCCGCGCCCGGGACGCATGGTTGCCGGATCGGCGATGCGGCAGATGAAGCGCGTGGCCGATGCGGCCATCGACCGACGGCGGGCGGAAGGCGGGCGACCGGTCCCCGATCTGCTCGACCTGCTGATGGCGGGCGAGGATCCGAAGTCCGGCCGACGCATGACCACCGCGGAACTGCGCGACAATCTTCTGACCTTCATCGTTGCAGGGCACGAGACGACTGCCCTGACACTGGCCTGGGCGCTGTATCTGTGCGCCTTCGACGGAGACGTTCAGGCAGAGGCGCGGGCCGAGGCGCAGGCGGTGCTTGGCGGGCGCGCGGCAACTGCCGCCGACGTGTCGGCGCTGCCGCTGATCCGCCGGATCGTGGACGAGACGCTGCGGATGTATCCGCCCGCGGCTTTCCTGTCGCGCACCGCGCGGGCAGCCGACACGCTGATGGGTCGCGACATCCTGCCCGGCGACACGGTGATCCTGCCGATCTATGCGCTGCACCGTCACCACAGGCTCTGGCCCGATCCGGACCGTTTCGATCCGTCGCGCTTTGCCGACCCCAAGGCCATCGACCGTTTCGCCTGGCTGCCCTTCGGCGACGGGCCGCGGGTCTGCATCGGCGCCAACTTCGCGGTGCAGGAGGCGGTGATCATCCTGGCCACGCTTCTGTCGCGGTTCCGGTTCTCGCTGGTGCCCGGCAAGGCGCCGAAGCCGGTGATGATCCTGACGCTTCGGCCGGAGGGCGGCGTGTGGCTGAAGGTGGAGCGGGCCTGA
- a CDS encoding DUF2478 domain-containing protein, translating into MQIAFVTLEGRGLIDDCLSDAVARLQARGLRLAGTVRALPVSHHAHPCDTDIRVLPDGPLHRISQPLGQGSRGCRLDSGAIEAVAADVEARLAGCDVLVVNKFGKQECLGRGLRPAIVRALDLGVPVIVGVNGLNLPAFLEFVDGLATPLEARASRVVAWAEGAAARNLAMTEASD; encoded by the coding sequence ATGCAGATTGCCTTTGTGACCCTTGAGGGCCGCGGCCTGATCGACGACTGCCTGAGCGACGCCGTCGCCCGTCTGCAGGCACGCGGGTTGCGGCTGGCGGGCACCGTCCGGGCCCTGCCGGTCAGTCACCACGCCCATCCCTGCGACACCGACATCCGGGTTCTGCCCGACGGTCCGCTGCATCGGATCAGCCAGCCGCTCGGGCAGGGCTCTCGAGGTTGCCGCCTCGACTCCGGAGCGATCGAAGCTGTTGCGGCCGACGTCGAGGCGAGGCTGGCCGGATGCGATGTCCTCGTGGTGAACAAGTTCGGCAAGCAGGAATGTCTCGGCCGCGGCCTGCGACCCGCCATCGTTCGCGCGCTCGACCTCGGCGTCCCCGTCATCGTTGGCGTCAATGGATTGAACCTGCCAGCATTTCTGGAGTTCGTCGACGGGCTGGCGACACCGCTCGAGGCGCGGGCTTCACGGGTTGTCGCCTGGGCCGAAGGCGCGGCGGCGCGCAACCTCGCGATGACAGAAGCGTCGGACTGA
- a CDS encoding arsenate reductase (azurin) small subunit: protein MKCSKLVDVGRRQFLRGGAISAAGAAAATFIAPAPAQAQSLARLDYPSNRLANLSALKVNEPMDIAYPDSDSPGVLLRLGNPVQGGVGPDGDVVAFSILCPHKGWQMSYNAGDKTLNCPGHFSRFDCEAGGQQTWGHATQNLPQFTLRVDANGDIFAEGVDELIYGRLSNVLA from the coding sequence ATGAAATGCTCGAAGCTCGTCGACGTTGGTCGGCGACAGTTCCTGCGCGGCGGCGCGATCAGCGCCGCGGGTGCGGCCGCTGCCACGTTCATCGCCCCTGCGCCCGCGCAGGCGCAGTCGCTCGCGCGGCTCGACTACCCCTCGAACCGGCTGGCGAATCTGTCGGCCCTCAAGGTCAACGAACCGATGGACATCGCCTATCCCGATTCCGACAGCCCCGGTGTGCTGCTGAGGCTGGGAAATCCGGTCCAGGGGGGCGTCGGGCCGGATGGTGACGTCGTCGCCTTCTCGATCCTGTGCCCGCACAAGGGATGGCAGATGTCCTACAACGCCGGGGACAAGACGCTGAACTGCCCCGGCCATTTCAGCCGGTTCGACTGCGAGGCAGGCGGGCAGCAGACCTGGGGCCACGCGACGCAGAACCTGCCGCAGTTCACGCTGCGGGTCGACGCGAACGGCGACATCTTTGCCGAAGGGGTGGACGAGCTGATCTACGGCCGTCTCTCCAACGTGCTGGCATAG
- a CDS encoding sigma-54-dependent Fis family transcriptional regulator yields the protein MLEGRRIVLVEDDDIMGNSLVQRLTLEGAEVQWHRQIARALPAIRTPRRSIDGVVCDIRLPDGTGEELYETLLRTRPPPPFLFITGQGGIEQAVRLIRSGASDYITKPFDMASFLRRLALVMQARPDVEMPPQSGISPAARALDRQIDAAAAREGPVLITGPSGSGKLRLARRLHAASDRCAAPLVTLDVAQEPDAAVAISAAAEEARDGTLVVVAIDRLPGPGQDRMMTLARKGSPRLIATAGQGMGFDPSALRGDLGALFGAHSIVVPPLADRPDDAVWLAHRLFPGLNARRDVPLAGIAAMADEAMRGHDWPGNGREVRARLARAVEMATGGMITTADLFPERAEAETVRPLAEVRDAAERAQIAAVLDRTGGQVGEAARLLRVSRTTLWEKMQKLGL from the coding sequence ATGCTTGAGGGCCGCCGCATCGTCCTTGTTGAAGATGACGACATCATGGGAAACTCGCTTGTCCAGCGACTGACGCTGGAGGGGGCCGAGGTTCAGTGGCACCGCCAGATCGCGCGCGCCCTACCTGCAATCCGCACACCTCGGCGCAGCATCGACGGCGTCGTCTGCGACATCCGGTTGCCGGATGGAACCGGCGAGGAGTTGTACGAGACACTCTTGCGCACGCGCCCACCGCCGCCGTTCCTGTTCATCACCGGACAGGGCGGGATCGAACAGGCCGTGCGACTGATCCGGTCCGGGGCGTCCGACTACATCACCAAACCTTTCGACATGGCTTCCTTCCTCAGGCGTCTGGCGCTGGTCATGCAGGCGCGGCCCGATGTTGAAATGCCGCCGCAATCGGGAATCAGCCCGGCGGCAAGAGCGCTCGACCGGCAGATCGACGCCGCTGCCGCGCGAGAAGGTCCGGTATTGATCACGGGCCCGTCAGGCTCGGGCAAGCTGAGGCTGGCCCGCCGGTTGCATGCAGCGTCTGATCGCTGTGCAGCACCGCTTGTCACCCTCGATGTGGCGCAGGAACCAGATGCGGCCGTCGCCATCAGCGCGGCGGCAGAGGAAGCGCGCGACGGAACCCTGGTCGTCGTGGCCATCGACCGATTGCCAGGGCCGGGGCAGGATCGGATGATGACGCTGGCCCGCAAAGGCAGCCCCAGGCTGATCGCGACGGCCGGTCAGGGTATGGGATTTGATCCGTCCGCTCTGCGTGGCGATCTTGGGGCGCTGTTCGGGGCGCATTCGATCGTCGTGCCGCCTCTTGCCGACCGGCCGGACGATGCGGTCTGGCTTGCACACAGACTGTTCCCCGGCCTGAACGCCCGCCGCGATGTGCCACTGGCGGGGATCGCGGCCATGGCGGACGAGGCGATGCGCGGCCATGACTGGCCCGGAAACGGACGCGAAGTGCGGGCACGGCTTGCGCGCGCGGTGGAGATGGCGACGGGTGGGATGATCACCACAGCGGATCTTTTCCCCGAGCGCGCCGAAGCAGAGACGGTGCGACCCTTGGCCGAGGTGCGCGATGCGGCCGAACGTGCCCAGATTGCCGCGGTCCTCGATCGGACGGGAGGGCAGGTTGGCGAGGCTGCGCGGCTCTTGCGCGTCTCGCGCACGACCCTTTGGGAAAAGATGCAGAAACTGGGGCTATGA